Within Labilithrix sp., the genomic segment CGAGGAGGAGCCCCCGCCGCAGGAGGACCTCGACGGCGGCGCCGACGACGCGGAGGCGGGCGCGCCCAACAACACGGACGGGGGGACGGCCTGCCTGGGCGACTCGCTCAAGGAGGCGGAGCCCAACAACGACGCGAACACGGCGACGAGCGTCACGCCGCCGGGCCGGACGTTCTCGATCTGCGGCACCACGTCGGGCGCCGATCCGGACTTCTTCACCTTCAAGACGCCCGCGTACGGCCAGACGTTCGTCCTCTGCCAGGGCGCCGCCGGACCCTGCGTTGGGGCGGTTCAGATCTCCGGCACCATCGACGGCCAGGCGTTCAACGGCTTCAACTTCAACGGCATCAACGTCAACGACGGATCGACGTGGGTCGTCCGCGTCGCCCCGTCCGGCGGCGGCGGTGGAGGTGGCGGCGGTCGCAACTACCGCCTCACCTGGCACTTCAACAACTGACGACTTTGAGAGGAGCACCGAATCGTGCATCATTCCGGAATGCGTTTTGCCGTTCTTCTTCCCGGCTCTTTGATCGTCTGCGCGGTCGCGCTGTACGCGTGCTCGTCGTCGGACGAGGCCACGCCCACGCCTGACGCCGGCAAGACGTCGTCGTCGTCGACGTCCTCCTCGACGAGCGGCTCCAACGGCGACGACGACGACGACGACAACACGTCGAGCTCGAGCTCGTCTTCGAGCGGCGACACCAGCTCCTCGTCTTCGTCGAGCAGCGGCGGCGGCGGCGGGGGTGACGGCGGTGGCGGTGGCGGCGGTGATGGCGGCGGCGGCGGCGGGGGTGACGGCGGCGGCGGCGTGAGCTCGAAGTGCCTCACCGGCGATACGCGAGAGGTCGAGCCAAACGACTCCGCGGGCGCGGCGCAGGTCATCCCGGCGACCACCGGCACGTCGTCGCTGAAGTACTGCGGGCGCATCGCGGCGGCGGGGGACGTCGACTTCATCACGTGGACGTTCAACGTCACGGGCTCGGTGTCGATCTCCGGCGCGCAAGAGAACACCGGCAACGGGCTCCAGATCACGCTGAAGGTCGGCGGCGGCGCGGAGCAGCCGTTCTCGGGTAGCATCCCGCTCCAGTCGGGCCAGCCGTACCTCTTCAAGGTCACCGCGACCGGTCAATCCGACTATCGCTTCAACCTCGACGTCACGCAGAACTGAGGAGAAAGCCTTATGCGCCACGCACTTATCGGCACCGCCGCGCTCGTCGCTTTTGCATGCGCCACCTACGCCTGCGGGTCGGACTCGGATCCGCCGGCGACGACCTCCTCGTCGTCGACCTCCTCGTCGACGACGAGCTCGACGTCCGGCAACAACAACACGTCGTCGTCGAGCTCGTCGGGTGACAACACGTCTTCGTCGAGCTCGTCGAGCTCGTCGACCACGTCGTCGTCCGGCTCGCCGCCGGTCGTCGCGGACTCGGGCACCGTCATCACCGACGACTCCGGCACCGGCATCCCCGACAGCGGCGGTCCGATCGACGCGTCGGATCCGACCGTGTTCGACGGCGCGGCGGGGACGCAGTGCCAGGCGGGTTCGGTGCAGGAGGTCGAGCCGAACAACGACGAGGCCACCGCGAACACGATGCCGAGCGGCACCGGCTCGTTCTGCGGCCAGCTCCAGCCCGCGGGCGACGTCGACGTCGTCAAGTTCACGATGCCGGTCGACACGTCGGAGTTCCAGATCGGCGTCCAGAACGTCGGCGCCGGCACGAACTACCGGCTCGAGGGCAAGGTCGGCACCGAGTCGTTCGTGCTCGCCGGGCAGGACGCGGGCGGCAACTTCCCGTTCCGCCCGGGCGAGACGTACACGTTCACGTCCACCGGCGACGCCGACACGAGCTACATCATCGGCTTCAACATCAAGCAGGTGGCGGCGAGCTCCGTCTGCAAGGCCAACTCGATCAAGGAGCCGCCGGAGCCGAACGACACGATCGAGACGCAGCTCCCGCAGGAGACGAGCAGCTTCTGCGGCACCATCAACACGACGTCCGACGTCGACGTCGCGACGTTCACGATCCCGAGCACCAAGACGTCGCTCCGGCTCGCGTTCCAGTCGACGACCGGCGGCCCGGGCACGTTCACGATCGAAGGCACCGTCGACGGCCAGTCGTTCACGATCCCGCGCGGGACCGGCCCCGAGGTTCCGTTCGTCCAGAACAAGCCCTACGTCCTCCGCCTGAAGTCGACGGTCCCGAACAACAGCTACGTCGTCGACGTCGAGCTCGGCCCCTGATCGTCCGAACCGCGCTCTCGGGCGCGCTCCTCGCCGGCTTCGTCGCGGCGGCGGCCTGTGGGTCGCCGCCCGCGTCGAGGGAGGTCATCGGCGAGAGCACGTCGCCTCATCTCCGCTCGCACGCGACGGGCGCCGACGGCGGCGCGCCCGGCGGCGAGACGCTCGCGCAGCACGCCGAGCGGCTGCATCGCAGCGCGATCGTCATCGACACGCACGACGACATCCCGTCCGTCCTCTACGCCGGCAACGTCGACCTCGCCGACAAGGCGGAGTGGATCAACACCGACCTGTCGCGCATGAAGGCGGGCGGCGTCACCGGCCTCTTCTTCAGCGTCTACGTCGAGTCGGACCTCGCGACCCAGCCGAGCGTCCTCGGCGGCGGGGCGCTCCGGCGCGCGATCGACCTCGTCGACGTCACGTACCGCGCGGTGGAGCGCAACCCGAAGGACCTCGTCCTCGCGACGACGGCGGCCGACGTCCGCCGCGCGAAGCGCGACGGCAAGATCGCGATCCTGATGGGCATCGAGGGAGGGCACGCGATCGAGAACTCGCTCTCGGCGCTGCGCGTCCTCCATCGCCTCGGCTGCCGCTACATGACGCTCACGCACACGCAGTCGAACGAGTGGGCCGACTCCGCCGGCTTCTCCGGCCCGCCGCCGGTGCGCCATCACGGCCTCACGCCGTTCGGCGAGGACGTCGTCCGCGAGATGCAGCGCCTCGGCATGCTCGTCGACGTCTCGCACACGTCCGACGAGACGTTCGCGGCGGTGATGAAGATCGCGGAGGCGCCCGTGATCGCGTCGCACTCGTCCGCGCGCGCGCTCGCGGATCACCGCCGCAACCTGAGCGACGACATGCTGAAGCAGCTCGCCAAGAACGGCGGCGTCGTGATGGTGAACTTCTGGTCGCTCTTCCTTTCGAAGGAGTACGGCGCCGCGGCGCAGGCCTGGTACGAGAAGAACGGCGCGGCGGCGAAGGAGCTCCGTGCAAAGCACAAGCACGACTTCGCCGCCTATCGCGAGGCGATGGCGAAGCTCCACGCCGAGACGGAGCCCCTCCCGAAGGTGCCGCTCTCCGTCCTCGTCGACCACATCGATCACGTCGTGAAGGTCGCCGGCATCGACCACGTCGGCCTCGGCTCCGACTTCGACGGCG encodes:
- a CDS encoding dipeptidase; amino-acid sequence: MPGGFGAGGRAEQRRGHREHDAERHRLVLRPAPARGRRRRRQVHDAGRHVGVPDRRPERRRRHELPARGQGRHRVVRARRAGRGRQLPVPPGRDVHVHVHRRRRHELHHRLQHQAGGGELRLQGQLDQGAAGAERHDRDAAPAGDEQLLRHHQHDVRRRRRDVHDPEHQDVAPARVPVDDRRPGHVHDRRHRRRPVVHDPARDRPRGSVRPEQALRPPPEVDGPEQQLRRRRRARPLIVRTALSGALLAGFVAAAACGSPPASREVIGESTSPHLRSHATGADGGAPGGETLAQHAERLHRSAIVIDTHDDIPSVLYAGNVDLADKAEWINTDLSRMKAGGVTGLFFSVYVESDLATQPSVLGGGALRRAIDLVDVTYRAVERNPKDLVLATTAADVRRAKRDGKIAILMGIEGGHAIENSLSALRVLHRLGCRYMTLTHTQSNEWADSAGFSGPPPVRHHGLTPFGEDVVREMQRLGMLVDVSHTSDETFAAVMKIAEAPVIASHSSARALADHRRNLSDDMLKQLAKNGGVVMVNFWSLFLSKEYGAAAQAWYEKNGAAAKELRAKHKHDFAAYREAMAKLHAETEPLPKVPLSVLVDHIDHVVKVAGIDHVGLGSDFDGVDALPDGVSGVDAYPKITEELLRRGYKDDDVKKVLGENFLRVFERAEAFAKTKPSRISGDGNTRRIDR